A single window of Halotalea alkalilenta DNA harbors:
- the cas1c gene encoding type I-C CRISPR-associated endonuclease Cas1c, whose translation MRRQLNTLYITTEGAWLKKDGANIVMDIEGKERARLPIHMLESLVCFGRVLVSPPLMGFCAEQGVTITHLSPNGKFLARIEGPVSGNVLLRRTQYRVSDDGAGCAEIVRSILIGKVHNQRAVLSRGLRDYGDKLDEGERKRLENARSRMSRITRDLLDEPSTSGLRGLEGEAAQVYFSIFDSLIRHSSEDFRFTGRNRRPPRDRINALLSFLYTLLTHDCRSALESTGLDPAVGFLHRDRPGRPSLALDLAEEFRPLLGDRLALSLVNRRQLREKDFTVAESGGVVLADNARKTVLTAYQERKREELSHAFIGEKAPIGMLPILQAQLLARHLRGDLDAYPPFLWK comes from the coding sequence ATGCGTCGCCAGCTCAATACGCTATATATCACTACCGAGGGTGCCTGGCTCAAGAAAGATGGTGCCAATATCGTTATGGATATCGAAGGTAAGGAGCGAGCTCGCTTGCCCATCCATATGCTCGAATCGCTGGTATGCTTTGGGCGGGTATTGGTATCCCCACCGCTAATGGGCTTTTGTGCTGAGCAGGGGGTAACCATCACGCACTTATCGCCTAATGGCAAGTTTCTCGCGCGTATCGAGGGGCCTGTATCGGGCAATGTGTTGCTGCGGCGTACACAATATCGAGTTAGCGACGATGGCGCAGGATGCGCCGAAATCGTGCGTAGTATACTGATCGGTAAAGTGCATAATCAACGGGCCGTTCTCTCGCGCGGTTTGCGGGACTATGGCGATAAATTGGATGAGGGGGAGCGAAAACGGCTGGAAAATGCGCGCTCACGTATGAGTAGGATCACTCGTGATCTGCTAGATGAGCCCTCCACCAGTGGTTTGCGAGGTCTGGAAGGAGAAGCTGCACAGGTTTATTTCAGTATCTTCGATTCCCTTATTCGCCATAGCAGCGAGGATTTTCGTTTTACCGGTCGTAATCGCCGACCGCCCCGTGATCGTATCAATGCGCTACTGTCGTTTCTTTATACGCTACTGACCCATGATTGTCGTTCAGCCTTGGAGAGTACTGGGCTGGACCCCGCTGTCGGGTTCCTTCATCGAGATCGGCCGGGACGGCCCAGTCTGGCACTCGATCTAGCCGAGGAGTTTCGGCCACTATTGGGAGACCGTCTGGCTTTATCGCTAGTCAATCGTCGCCAGTTGCGAGAGAAAGACTTCACTGTCGCCGAAAGCGGTGGTGTAGTGTTGGCCGATAATGCGCGCAAGACTGTATTGACTGCTTACCAAGAGCGTAAGCGTGAGGAGCTCAGCCATGCGTTCATCGGCGAGAAGGCGCCAATAGGAATGCTGCCTATCCTGCAAGCTCAATTGCTTGCACGCCACCTGCGCGGTGATCTGGATGCTTACCCGCCATTCCTTTGGAAATAG
- the cas4 gene encoding CRISPR-associated protein Cas4 translates to MIPLSALQHMLFCPRQCALIHLEQQWTENRYTAEGRILHERADHLGHERRRGIHTAMALPLASEVLSLSGVADMVEFDECQESVVVRPIEYKRGRPKAHRADEVQLCAQALCLEEMLDVRVEQGALYYGKTRRRKVITFDDELRALTLKVIEDTRAQFESNRTPPAIYESKRCNHCSLTDICQPQVMGKQRSASRWLVRQLQTLDE, encoded by the coding sequence TTGATCCCGCTCTCAGCACTGCAGCATATGCTGTTCTGTCCGCGTCAATGTGCGCTGATCCACCTTGAGCAGCAGTGGACGGAGAACCGTTATACGGCGGAAGGGCGCATCCTCCATGAGCGCGCTGACCACCTGGGGCATGAGCGCCGACGCGGTATTCATACGGCCATGGCGCTACCGCTGGCTAGCGAGGTGCTGAGCTTGAGTGGTGTCGCCGACATGGTCGAGTTCGACGAATGCCAAGAGTCTGTGGTTGTCCGGCCCATCGAGTACAAGCGTGGCCGGCCCAAGGCGCACCGTGCCGACGAAGTGCAGCTATGCGCCCAGGCACTTTGCCTGGAAGAGATGCTAGATGTCAGAGTCGAGCAGGGCGCGCTCTACTATGGCAAAACGCGGCGGCGCAAGGTTATTACCTTCGATGATGAGTTGCGGGCATTGACCCTGAAAGTTATCGAGGATACTCGCGCGCAATTCGAGAGCAACCGTACTCCACCCGCCATTTATGAATCCAAGCGCTGTAATCACTGCTCGCTGACCGATATCTGTCAGCCGCAAGTAATGGGCAAGCAGCGCTCGGCGAGCCGTTGGCTGGTGCGTCAACTGCAAACACTGGATGAGTGA
- the cas7c gene encoding type I-C CRISPR-associated protein Cas7/Csd2 produces the protein MTAIANRYEFVLLFDVNNGNPNGDPDAGNLPRLDPETNQGLVTDVCLKRKIRNYVALEKEKDAGYAIYMQEKSVLNNQHKKAYDALEIKSEPKKLPKEAEKARAVTEWMCKNFFDVRTFGAVMTTEVNSGQVRGPVQMAFASSIDPVVPMEVSITRMAVTNERDLEKERTMGRKHIIPYGLYRAHGYVSAKLAERTGFSEDDLALLWRALVNMFEHDRSAARGEMSARKLIVFRHDHPMGNAPAHILFDSVKVERVEGETDTPARHYSDYRVAIDAESLPAGVSVIEHL, from the coding sequence ATGACCGCCATCGCCAACCGCTATGAGTTTGTGCTGCTGTTCGACGTCAACAACGGCAACCCCAATGGTGACCCGGACGCGGGTAACCTGCCGAGACTCGATCCTGAGACCAATCAGGGCCTGGTGACCGACGTTTGCCTCAAGCGCAAGATTCGCAACTATGTTGCGCTTGAGAAAGAGAAAGACGCCGGTTATGCGATCTATATGCAGGAAAAGTCGGTCCTCAATAATCAGCACAAGAAGGCGTACGACGCGCTTGAGATAAAGTCCGAGCCGAAGAAACTCCCCAAGGAAGCGGAAAAAGCTCGGGCGGTGACCGAATGGATGTGCAAGAATTTCTTCGATGTGCGGACCTTTGGTGCGGTTATGACCACCGAAGTCAACTCCGGACAGGTGCGCGGCCCGGTTCAGATGGCCTTTGCCAGCTCCATCGACCCGGTGGTGCCGATGGAGGTATCGATTACCCGCATGGCGGTCACCAATGAGCGCGATCTCGAAAAAGAACGCACCATGGGCCGTAAGCACATCATTCCCTATGGTCTCTATCGTGCACACGGCTATGTATCGGCAAAGCTCGCTGAGCGCACGGGATTCTCGGAGGACGACCTTGCGTTGCTGTGGCGCGCTCTGGTCAATATGTTCGAGCACGACCGCTCCGCCGCACGAGGCGAAATGTCGGCACGCAAGCTGATCGTCTTCAGGCATGACCATCCGATGGGTAATGCGCCGGCCCATATATTGTTCGATAGCGTGAAAGTCGAGCGTGTCGAAGGTGAGACCGATACGCCCGCTCGCCATTACAGTGATTATCGAGTGGCTATAGATGCTGAGAGCTTGCCGGCCGGCGTCAGCGTAATCGAGCATTTGTAG